The DNA region GACAATGCCTATCATTATATTATCGAGGCAGAGAATATACGGTATAAGAAAAAAAGTGTGTTGGTGACCGATCAAAATGAATTGGACGGCTATGACAAGGTGAAAGCTGTGACACCAAAACATATCTTCCGATTTGATAGTGCACATGGGGGACAAATGGTAGAATTTGACAGCAGAGAATCGTGTTTTAACTGGCAGAATACTTTAACACGTCGTAAAGAGGCCTATCATCAGCGTTTGTTCGAAGAGACACCTAAAGAAGAGGTACCTATGGCAGAAGAGGGGATCGATACAATCCACCATGCCGCAGTTGAGATCGATGATGCTTTGCGTAATGAGATCATTTATGACTGGTATCTCAAAAACTCTTTTATCGATCATATTTCGGATGAGAATTTCTGTACGGATAATTTCAAATATTGTAATTTTCATGAGTTCGGAGATTTCTCCAATCAGCCTTTTGATCTTTTCGTGGATAAAAAGAGCATGGTCTTTACCAGGAATGGAGGTTTGTATTTTCCGCATAAACTACCTACAAAGATGAAGAAGACCTATATCCCACATAAACACGGATTTGATTTTGAGATAACTCTCTCTACACAGGCAGAAGGTAGATTCAAGTATGTACTTGAACACAATTTTCACTTTTGTGACTATGAGTCTATCACCATTAATGGGGATCCTCTGCTGGATCAGGGAACTGTGTTGTCGACTGATACACTTGAGATCTATGATGCAGAACTCAATCAAAATATTGTTATCACGCTTGATCAAAGCTGTGATATCCATTATTTCCAACTTAAAACACTTTCTCAAAGTGAACAGGGATTTGACCTCAGTGTACAGGGGATCAGTTTTGCTATGGTAGTGCCGTTCAGTAAGGATATGTCCCTCAAGGGTACACTGGAGGTAAAAGATGTCTGACATTAGACATGACCGTGTACATGGCACGCATGTGATCATTGCACCCGAGCGGCTGCATCGACCCAACTGTTACGGCACAGAAGAGAAGGAAGAGATCCTTAAAGAGGAACATTGTCCATTTTGTGAAGGAAATGAATCCATGACGCCTCATGAGATCTTTGCTATAAGAGAAAATAGTTCTCTTCCAAATCAAAAAGGGTGGAAAACGCGTGTGGTACCAAACCTTTATAAAGCGGTTCAGATCGAAGCTCCGTATGAACATCATTATGGTTTTTTTGAGCATTGGGAAGGCTTTGGAGCACATGAACTGATCATCGATACACCTGAACACCATACCTCCATCATACAATGGAGTGAGCGTGCAGTGGTAGAGTGGTTAAAAACACTTCGAGCAAGGGTTTCTGATCTGCGGAAGGATGAACGTATTGCCTATATTTCACTTTTTAAAAATGAGGGGAGTGAGGCAGGTGCTTCACAGCAACACTGTCATACACAGATCATAGGACTTCCCATTGTACCAAAGCTACTCAAAGAGAGATATCAGCGCAGCTTTACTTACTATAACCATAATGTATGTGCGTTGTTGGAATCAGAGATCGAGCATGAGGAAGCATCCAGTGAACGCATTGTAGCGACGCATGGTGCCTTCACAGCCTACTGTCCATATGCCAGTGCCTATCCTTTTGAAGTGATCATCAGTTCTAAACAGGCACTAGGACAGATCGATACCCTTCAAGATACATCTATAGTAGAAGTTGCATCATTGCTACATATAATACTAAAAAATATGAAAAAACAGTTGGGTTGTTTTACATTTAATCTAACCATCAGTACACCACCATTACAGGCGAAAGACTTTGAATATGATATACTCACACATATAGATGAGATGTGCCGTTTTTCGATCCGGATCATGCCGCGTCTTTACCATATGGCCGGATTTGAAGTGAGTACAGGCATCATGATCAACCCTGTGGCACCTGAACATGCGGCGAAGCTTTTACGGGAGAGTGCTAATGAGTGATACACGGGTGCTATTTGCTGCAAGTGAGGTGTATCCTTTTGCAAAAAGCGGCGGACTTGCGGATGTAGCATACAGTTTGCCAAGAGCATTGAATGAAACCTATGATGTTGATGTCATCATGCCTCTTTATCAGTTCATAGATCGTGAAGTGTTTTGTATAGAGGCAGTAGGTGAAACATTTGATATCATGATGGGAGAAAGAGCCTATCCCATAACACTTTATATTTGTAAATATAAAAATATGACCTACCGTTTTGTCTATACACCAATGCTGTGTGACAGAGCGTTCCTCTATGGACCTTCTCAAGGCGGTTATGCCGATAATGATATTCGGTTTGCACTCTTTAACTATGCGATACTGGAAATATTGAAACGTGAACCGTATGTATTCGTACACCTTAATGACTGGCAAACTGCCTTGCTGCCGCTTTTATTAGAAAATGAGCCAGAGATTAAGACTAAAAGTCTCTTTACCATTCATAACCTTGCCTACCAGGGAATCTTTGAAAAAAAAGCACTAGCCAGACTAGGTATTGATGAGAAATATTTTCATATGGATTGCCTGGAATTTTACGGACAGGTGAATTTTATGAAAGCAGGGATAGCCTATGCCGACAGGGTCACAACGGTCAGCCCTACCTATGCCAAAGAAATATTAACCCCGGAGTTCGGGTGTGGTCTTGAGGGATTCTTGCAATACCACAGCGCTAAACTGATAGGCATAGTCAATGGTATAGATACTGAACAGTTCTCGCCCTCCAGTGATAAGATACTTGTGTCCCCCTATAAGGACCTAAGAGGAAAAGAAGCCAACAAAAGTGCGTTTCTGAAAGAGATAAAGATGAAAGAGCCTCAACGACCTCTCATGATATTTATAGGACGATTTACTTGGCAGAAAGGATTAGAGATCCTTATTGATGCTTTACCTGAGATGGCTTTGATGGAATGTAATATTGTCGTACTGGGTGATGGAGAAGCAAAATACCATGACGCACTCGAAGTGTTAGCGAAAAAACATGACAATATCTATCTGGAGTCAGGCTACAATGAAGCACTCTCCCACCGTATGTATGCAGCTTCAGATTTCTTTTTGATGCCGTCACTATTCGAACCCTGCGGATTGGCACAGATGATCGCAATGCATTATGGATCGATGCCTATCGTGCGCAGTGTAGGAGGATTGGCAGATACCGTACATGATCATGCAGTCTTTGATCGCAAAAGTCAAAAAGGGTATGGGATCGTCTTTGAAAAAGCTGACCATCATGCATTGCTATCTGCTGTTACAAATGCTTTAGAGCTTTATGGCACAAAAACACAATATAACCTGATAGTAAAACATAATATGCTGTGTGATTTTTCCTGGAGAGAGAGTGGGGAAATGTATATTAAAGAATATAAGAAATTGAAAGA from Sulfurovum xiamenensis includes:
- a CDS encoding galactose-1-phosphate uridylyltransferase, with the translated sequence MSDIRHDRVHGTHVIIAPERLHRPNCYGTEEKEEILKEEHCPFCEGNESMTPHEIFAIRENSSLPNQKGWKTRVVPNLYKAVQIEAPYEHHYGFFEHWEGFGAHELIIDTPEHHTSIIQWSERAVVEWLKTLRARVSDLRKDERIAYISLFKNEGSEAGASQQHCHTQIIGLPIVPKLLKERYQRSFTYYNHNVCALLESEIEHEEASSERIVATHGAFTAYCPYASAYPFEVIISSKQALGQIDTLQDTSIVEVASLLHIILKNMKKQLGCFTFNLTISTPPLQAKDFEYDILTHIDEMCRFSIRIMPRLYHMAGFEVSTGIMINPVAPEHAAKLLRESANE
- a CDS encoding glycogen synthase, whose translation is MSDTRVLFAASEVYPFAKSGGLADVAYSLPRALNETYDVDVIMPLYQFIDREVFCIEAVGETFDIMMGERAYPITLYICKYKNMTYRFVYTPMLCDRAFLYGPSQGGYADNDIRFALFNYAILEILKREPYVFVHLNDWQTALLPLLLENEPEIKTKSLFTIHNLAYQGIFEKKALARLGIDEKYFHMDCLEFYGQVNFMKAGIAYADRVTTVSPTYAKEILTPEFGCGLEGFLQYHSAKLIGIVNGIDTEQFSPSSDKILVSPYKDLRGKEANKSAFLKEIKMKEPQRPLMIFIGRFTWQKGLEILIDALPEMALMECNIVVLGDGEAKYHDALEVLAKKHDNIYLESGYNEALSHRMYAASDFFLMPSLFEPCGLAQMIAMHYGSMPIVRSVGGLADTVHDHAVFDRKSQKGYGIVFEKADHHALLSAVTNALELYGTKTQYNLIVKHNMLCDFSWRESGEMYIKEYKKLKEEGYRG